The genomic window CTTATGAAATTAACTCAGATAAATAAAGAATGGGAGGAGTTTGGCAGTATGGATTTACCTTTTCAAGTTGACTTGCAAAATAAAGTAGCGGTCATCACTGGCGGAAGTGGTGTGCTTGGGTCCGTATTAAGTCAAGCCTTGGCTCGTTGTGGAGCAAAAGTAGCCGTTTTAGCACGAAATCAAGAGAAAATTGACCGCGTCGTCAACACGATTAACAACAACGGCGGTAACGCACGTGGGTATAGCGTCGATGTGCTTGACCAGCAGCAGCTATTGGAGGTCAAAAAGCAAATCAATGAGACATGGGGATCCATTGATATTCTAATTAATGGCGCAGGGGGAAATCATCCTAAAGCAACGACGAGCCAAGAATATTATGGCGAAAAAGCAACACAAGATACGCAGACTTTTTTCGATTTAGAATCTGCGGCCGTCGATGAGCTATTCCAGCTTAATTTTTCCGGTACTTTAATTCCGACACAAGTTTTTGCGAAAGATATGCCCCAAACTTCAGGGGCGACGATTATCAATATCTCATCGATGAATGCTTTTACCCCGCTCACTAAAATACCAGCATACAGCGGCGCTAAAGCAGCGGTAACGAATTTTACCCAATGGTTAGCTGTTCACTTTTCTAAAGTGGGCATCCGGGTCAATGCAATGGCTCCCGGCTTCTTTTTAACAGAACAAAACCGCAATCTTCTGTTAGATGAACAAGGGAATTACACAGAACGGGCGGATAAAATTATTTCGCAAACACCGATGGAACGTTTCGGAGAAGCGGAAGAGCTCGTTGGGACTTTGTTATGGCTTGTTGATTCGCGTGCTTCCAGCTTCGTCAACGGTATCGTCGTCCCGATTGATGGCGGCTTTTCAGCTTATTCTGGTGTGTAGAAGCTGATCGCGCCAGATTTGTAAGCATCTCATGAGTGTATGGATACTCATTGGGATGCTTCTTTAATGGCTTTCGTATGGGCTGCATAAAGTAAGGGGCTTAACGTACGCTATCATTTCTTTTATCGATGTATAACGCCCCGTCTTTGTTTATTTCCGCATAAAAGACATCTGAAACAGATTGTACTCCAGCTTGTTGTAATTGTTGAATAATCCACTCCTCACGAAGTTGTAATTTTTCTAAGTTCAAATGATCAATTTCCCCGTCAGAAATGACTTGCGTCGGTGTCGCTATTGTTGCTGTTTTTAAGGGGATATTCATATCCTGTTTTGTTACTGTTTGTTTACCGTCTTTTTTAATCGCTGACAGCTTCCCATCTGTTTCAAGGATTGCGTAGTCAACGTCTTGAATAGAAAAAATATTTTTCTTTCGCAATAATCCTTTTAACGCATCAATATCTAACCTCATCTTTTTAAGCTCTTTTTCCATCACCTGCCCTTGTTTAATCACAATCACAGGCTGTCCTTCAATCATCGTTCGTAACGTTTTTGATTTAATATCAACTAGCCCCATAACAATCGTTAATAAGGCCCAAATGACAAGAGCATAAACGCCGTAAGTGATGCTGATCGATTGGTTCACCGTTATAGAAGCAGCCAGCGTTCCAATTGCAATTGCAGAAGCAAAATTAAAAAATGTTAACTGACTGATCTCTTTGCGGCCAATGAGTCTTGTTAAAATTAACAAAACAAAAAATGACACAAAAATGCGTAATGTAGCCTCTATATAATCCACATGCGATACCTCCTAGTGATCATTTTTGCCAAAATCCTTTAAAATATGAGCAAGTGATAATACTGCTGCATTTTTTTATGAATTTTTGAATGGTAAAATCAAATAGTAAAGTAAAATAATATAGTAGAAGGAGAATTATATGAGCAAAACAGCGATTATTACAGGAGCAGGAAGCGGATTAGGGATGGCGACAGCGCTTCGTTTAGCTCAAGAAGGTGTTAACATTTCAGTCGTGGATGTCGATGCCGAGGCTGGGAATGAAACGGTTGAACAACTCAAAAGCGCTGGTGTGGAAGCGCTTTTTATACAAGCGGACGTTTCAAAGCAAGAGGACGTAAAAAAGTACGTAGAGCAAACGGTTGAACAGTTTGGCGGCATCGATTATTTCTTTAACAATGCTGGAATTTCAGGTAGTGGAAAATACTTTTTGGAGACAACGATTGATGAAATCGATAAGATCGTAGGCATTAATCTTCTTGGAGCCTTATACGGAGTTCGGTATGTCGCAGAAGTGATGGTGAGAAATGGCGGGGGCTCAATTGTAAATACTTCTTCAAGTGCAGGGGTCACCGGTCAAGACTCAGTTGTGACTTATGCGGCCACGAAACATGCCGTAGTTGGCATGACAAAAAGTCTTGTTGCGGAATATGCGAGTGCTGGGCTTCGGGTAAATGCGGTCGCGCCTGGACCGACAGAAACAAAGATGGTCAAGGAATTTTATGAAGCAAACCCTAAAATGAAAGAAAATGCGACAGGTGGCATTCCACAAAAACGTCTTGGAACCCCTGAAGAAGTAGCAGAGCTCGTGACATTTTTACTTACTTCTAAAGCGCAGTATATTAATGGAGAAGTTATTCGGATTGATGGAGGCTTCACAAACACAAAATAATAGCAAATAACATCATTCTCCATAAGAAGCGGTTTTTAGTTCGTAAACTGAAGAGCAAGGAGCTTATTAAGTGTAGACAAACGGGTTGTTCGTTTTGTCTACACTTATTTCATTTTTTAACCTTAATTAGCAATTGTCAAAGGGCAGTTCTTAAGCTGTCCATACTTACTTCTATGCTGGGTGAAATTCAACTGAAAGCATCCCGCATATTGCTTTTATCATATTACTTAAAATGGGAATTGGTGAAATTACTTAAATTTGAAAAGCGAATAAAATATTGATTTAAAGTTTAATTAACCTTCTTTTTATGTCGATATATATATGTGAAAAGAAGGAGGTATCATTTTTTAAGAAAAAGTCGACGCATTTATCATGTCAATTCCGTATATAAAAGAAATTTTACAAGAAAAACCAATGATTACCGTATTTGATCATGAAAAATACTTATTTTATGCTCCGAGCGATGAATTAAACTTCGGTCATCAGCCTGGAGATCCCTTACCAGAAGGCTATTTAAATTATCAAATGGTGAACGAGACAGGTACGACAGTCGTCAAGGTTGGTGAAGAAGAATTCGGGGTTCCGTTTAATAGTATATCGTTTCCAATAAAAGAAAATGATGAGATCATTGCTGCTGTCAATGTTGCGGTTAGTACAAGAAAACAAGATACGTACTCAAATATAGTAAGGTCTATTGACAGTATTGCTGATTCATTGTTAGACAAAGTTCAAGATATTGCAGCGCATTCCGAGGAGCTATCTGCGACGACAGAGCAGGTGTCGGAAAATACAAAAATGGCTGCGGCTTATTCCACAAAGGTAACGGATGTGACAGGAACGATTAAAGGAATTAGTGAGCAAACGAATTTATTAGGTTTAAATGCAGCTATTGAAGCAGCGAGAGTAGGGAGTGCAGGGGCAGGTTTTGGAGTCGTGGCAAAAGAGGTAAGAAAGCTATCCAATGATTCCAAAGCTGCAACCGTGAGCATTGAAGAAACTTTGAATGCAATTAAAAATTCCATAAGCAGGCTCGAGAACGATTTTCAGGAAATAGCACAATCGTCTCAAGAGGAGGCGATGCTCTTGCAAGATTTTATGCAAGAGATTGAGAAGTTGAAAAACACGTCAAGCGATCTAAAAGCGTTTATGGAGGAAAACATCCTAAGCTAAGCAACAGCCTGTTATCATCACACGTTGTTTTAATCAAAAAATTTATATATCATTCATACTGTTACTGTCTGAGGGAAGACAAAGACGATTCACACGTTTTAGTCGCTTAAGCAGTCTCTTCGTTCATTTTCAGCCTGGCTTGGTAAGCCCTAGGCGCAACAGGCGATCAAGGACTAGAATAGAACATGAGTTCATAAGAGGACGAGTGAGATAAGCTGCGACGGATGAAAGAGAAGAGTTGTCAACAAGCTGAGGTGACTTAGTTCTATGCTAAGTCACCTTTACTTAGGATTTTTATCGTATTGAGGTCTAGTTAAGTCATAGTTCGTTACAAGCTCTCACAAACAATACCATTGTTGTCCCCATCTAATCGATGGGGATCTTCTTCAGGTCCGCCAGCCGCTTCGAAAAATCGCTGTGCTTCCGCTTGGGTGCTGAAATCATTGCAATCACGGTCTGGCCCGAACGGATCGTAGGGCAGGTCAGATAGGTTTTGTTTAGTAGGAGTAGAGGCAGTCTGTGCTTCTTTTTGATCGTTTTCTTCTTCTTTTTCGTTTTCCAGTGATTTTTCTGAGCTCTCTACCTTTTCCATATCAAATCCATCCTCTGTTGCATATCCTTCGATGCTCCAAATGCCCTTCTTCGTCGCCCGTGCCATTTCTTCAGCCCCGATAAACGCTTCTTGGTGTGTGTATGGTGGATCATATACGTACGCGAATCGTGCAAGTCCTTCGTCTAACAACATTTGATTAAAGTTTTGCCCGTCAATCCAGATGTAGGCGAGGAGGCGATCGTATTTATCTCTTTTTGGACCATCATATTCTAGTTGTACCGCCTCTCCTTCTAAGGTGTCTGTAGCGAATTGACTGGCTTCTGGACCAAACGCCTGTACAGGTAAATTCGGATGCTTTGTCTCAGGGGTGTCTACGAGCAGTAAGCGAATCGACTCTTCTTTTCCTTCAAGACTCACTTCGATCGTATCTCCATCCACGACCCGCGTTACTTCAGCATCGACAAGTGGCGATTGTTCACGTTCTTCTACAGACGTATTTTTTTCGGTACGGTCATCAGCCTGACTACAGCCGATTAAAAGCGCAGGTAAGACACATAGTGTAAATAAAAATTTTTTCAAAGATGTCACCTCGTTTGATGTCGTGCAAATTTTTCGGATAGATTCATGCTTTCCAAGATTTCTATGTTATGCCTTTTTGGTCGTTTTGTAAACCGTTTGTAAATGCGGCAGTTTATTTTTTGCATGTTATCTATGTTTCTTATGAGATAAATGTTGTTGTGAGTGGGTTTTTAAATACTTCACTGTGTTTCGATAAAGATGTCTAGACATTAACGAGAAATTTACTTCGCCTTTATTATTTATTCAAGATTTATTGGTAAAGTGTAATTAACATAAAAGGAGATCATTGCTGGGTTTTATAGATTTTATTAAGAGGTGATCAACGAAAACATCTAAATGTCTCCTTTATAGATGTCTGTACATATAAGAGGTGATCTAATGTAGTCTAAGCTTCTGAGAGTGAATGGAGTACATGATAACAGTGATAAAAATGGGAGAAGACAAATGAGATATCTAAACCCAAAGCGTTTTTATTTTGCGGTAGGAAGAAGGAAATTTTTAGAGTTCATCTTATTTACTATGTTTTTATTGTTTTTTTACGCGCCGCTTCTCAATACGTTCATGTTGGCATTTGCAGATGTATATCAAGCGCCAGCAGTGATTCCACAAAAGTTTGGTTTTCAATGGTGGGAATTCGTATTATCTAAAGAATCACT from Litoribacterium kuwaitense includes these protein-coding regions:
- a CDS encoding SDR family NAD(P)-dependent oxidoreductase, producing the protein MSKTAIITGAGSGLGMATALRLAQEGVNISVVDVDAEAGNETVEQLKSAGVEALFIQADVSKQEDVKKYVEQTVEQFGGIDYFFNNAGISGSGKYFLETTIDEIDKIVGINLLGALYGVRYVAEVMVRNGGGSIVNTSSSAGVTGQDSVVTYAATKHAVVGMTKSLVAEYASAGLRVNAVAPGPTETKMVKEFYEANPKMKENATGGIPQKRLGTPEEVAELVTFLLTSKAQYINGEVIRIDGGFTNTK
- a CDS encoding methyl-accepting chemotaxis protein; the encoded protein is MSIPYIKEILQEKPMITVFDHEKYLFYAPSDELNFGHQPGDPLPEGYLNYQMVNETGTTVVKVGEEEFGVPFNSISFPIKENDEIIAAVNVAVSTRKQDTYSNIVRSIDSIADSLLDKVQDIAAHSEELSATTEQVSENTKMAAAYSTKVTDVTGTIKGISEQTNLLGLNAAIEAARVGSAGAGFGVVAKEVRKLSNDSKAATVSIEETLNAIKNSISRLENDFQEIAQSSQEEAMLLQDFMQEIEKLKNTSSDLKAFMEENILS
- a CDS encoding YetF domain-containing protein; this encodes MDYIEATLRIFVSFFVLLILTRLIGRKEISQLTFFNFASAIAIGTLAASITVNQSISITYGVYALVIWALLTIVMGLVDIKSKTLRTMIEGQPVIVIKQGQVMEKELKKMRLDIDALKGLLRKKNIFSIQDVDYAILETDGKLSAIKKDGKQTVTKQDMNIPLKTATIATPTQVISDGEIDHLNLEKLQLREEWIIQQLQQAGVQSVSDVFYAEINKDGALYIDKRNDSVR
- a CDS encoding thermonuclease family protein, whose product is MTSLKKFLFTLCVLPALLIGCSQADDRTEKNTSVEEREQSPLVDAEVTRVVDGDTIEVSLEGKEESIRLLLVDTPETKHPNLPVQAFGPEASQFATDTLEGEAVQLEYDGPKRDKYDRLLAYIWIDGQNFNQMLLDEGLARFAYVYDPPYTHQEAFIGAEEMARATKKGIWSIEGYATEDGFDMEKVESSEKSLENEKEEENDQKEAQTASTPTKQNLSDLPYDPFGPDRDCNDFSTQAEAQRFFEAAGGPEEDPHRLDGDNNGIVCESL
- a CDS encoding SDR family oxidoreductase, producing the protein MDLPFQVDLQNKVAVITGGSGVLGSVLSQALARCGAKVAVLARNQEKIDRVVNTINNNGGNARGYSVDVLDQQQLLEVKKQINETWGSIDILINGAGGNHPKATTSQEYYGEKATQDTQTFFDLESAAVDELFQLNFSGTLIPTQVFAKDMPQTSGATIINISSMNAFTPLTKIPAYSGAKAAVTNFTQWLAVHFSKVGIRVNAMAPGFFLTEQNRNLLLDEQGNYTERADKIISQTPMERFGEAEELVGTLLWLVDSRASSFVNGIVVPIDGGFSAYSGV